The Halorhabdus sp. BNX81 genome includes a region encoding these proteins:
- a CDS encoding GNAT family N-acetyltransferase has translation MTGRSSDSIVRRFRPGDGPDVQRVHREALRAAGTDPEDVPGNQDLRWIAETYLRSGEFLVVERDGRVVACGGLLVEGGTAELMRIAVDPAHQRSGYGTAILDGLEAAAAERGCDRVVLTTAARQAAATQFYADRGYERRDTRQVESYELIVFEKFLYAV, from the coding sequence ATGACCGGGCGTTCCAGCGACTCGATCGTCCGGCGATTCCGGCCCGGCGACGGTCCCGACGTGCAACGGGTCCACCGGGAGGCGCTCCGGGCGGCGGGGACGGATCCCGAAGATGTTCCTGGCAACCAGGATCTCCGGTGGATCGCGGAGACGTACCTCCGGAGCGGGGAGTTCCTGGTCGTCGAGCGCGACGGCCGGGTCGTCGCCTGCGGCGGCCTCCTCGTCGAGGGCGGGACGGCCGAACTCATGCGGATCGCCGTCGATCCCGCCCACCAGCGATCGGGCTACGGGACCGCGATCCTCGATGGGCTAGAGGCGGCTGCCGCCGAACGGGGCTGTGATCGGGTCGTCCTGACGACGGCGGCTCGACAGGCCGCGGCGACGCAGTTCTACGCCGATCGCGGGTACGAGCGACGGGACACCCGCCAGGTTGAGAGCTACGAATTGATCGTCTTCGAGAAGTTTCTATACGCTGTCTGA
- a CDS encoding dihydroorotase: protein MLIRNATLPDGRRRDVRLDGEQIAAVGEGLSGEDDTEIDATGKRLLPGMIDTHVHFRQPGAGHKETWATGSRSAAAGGVTTVVDQPNTDPPTVDGDAFDQKAGLAADSIVDFGLNGGVSPRWDPDSLLDRPLFALGEVFLADSTGDMGIDERRFREALAAAAEADVTVTVHAEDESRFNLGARDRTDADAWSAYRSARAEIDAVERVCALASEYDVDVHIAHASTPEAIDAAGEAGVSTEVTPHHLFLSRSNLNDLGTHGRMNPPLRREKRRERVYDRVRNGQVDIIATDHAPHTSGEKDAGIWDAPSGVPGVETALPLLLEEARRGHLSYERVRDLTAANPAALFDLPRKGRIAEGYDADLVLVDPEATREIRADDLHTTCDWTPFEGWSAVFPERTIVRGAIVYERTDGEESFQDQQGRNVRLERPTADTDDEIETGDQGEATEQADTAGEATAEMLPDELVDSDDQSPEGVDSAESAE, encoded by the coding sequence ATGCTCATCAGGAATGCGACGCTCCCTGACGGCCGCCGCCGGGACGTTCGCCTCGACGGTGAACAGATCGCGGCCGTCGGCGAGGGCCTCTCGGGGGAAGACGATACTGAAATCGACGCGACGGGCAAGCGCCTGTTGCCGGGCATGATCGACACACACGTCCATTTCCGACAACCGGGAGCGGGCCACAAGGAGACCTGGGCGACCGGCTCGCGGAGTGCGGCCGCCGGGGGGGTGACGACTGTCGTCGACCAGCCCAATACCGACCCGCCGACTGTCGACGGCGATGCGTTCGACCAAAAGGCCGGTCTGGCAGCCGACTCGATCGTCGACTTCGGCCTCAACGGTGGCGTCTCGCCGCGGTGGGATCCCGACTCGCTGCTTGACCGCCCACTCTTCGCCCTCGGCGAGGTGTTCCTGGCGGACTCCACCGGCGACATGGGGATCGACGAGCGACGCTTCCGGGAGGCGCTCGCGGCTGCCGCCGAGGCTGACGTGACCGTTACCGTCCACGCCGAAGACGAGAGCCGGTTCAATCTAGGCGCGCGCGACCGGACCGACGCCGACGCCTGGTCGGCCTATCGATCGGCCAGAGCCGAGATCGACGCCGTCGAGCGCGTTTGTGCGCTCGCCAGCGAGTACGATGTCGACGTTCACATCGCCCACGCGAGCACGCCGGAGGCGATCGACGCCGCCGGCGAGGCCGGCGTGAGTACCGAGGTGACGCCCCATCACCTGTTTCTCTCCCGATCGAATCTCAATGATCTGGGAACGCATGGCCGGATGAACCCGCCCTTACGCCGCGAGAAGCGCCGCGAGCGCGTCTACGACCGCGTTCGAAACGGCCAGGTCGACATCATCGCAACGGATCACGCCCCCCACACTAGCGGGGAGAAGGACGCCGGCATCTGGGACGCCCCGAGCGGCGTTCCGGGTGTCGAGACAGCTCTGCCGCTGTTGCTAGAAGAGGCCCGCCGCGGTCACCTCTCGTACGAACGCGTCCGGGATCTGACGGCCGCGAACCCGGCCGCGCTGTTTGACCTGCCGAGGAAGGGGCGGATCGCCGAGGGATATGACGCCGACCTCGTACTCGTCGATCCCGAGGCCACCCGGGAGATTCGGGCCGACGATCTCCACACGACGTGTGACTGGACGCCCTTCGAGGGCTGGAGCGCTGTCTTCCCGGAGCGCACGATAGTCCGGGGAGCCATCGTTTACGAACGAACCGATGGCGAAGAGAGCTTCCAGGACCAACAAGGTCGAAACGTCCGACTGGAGCGTCCCACAGCGGACACTGACGATGAAATCGAGACGGGAGATCAGGGCGAGGCCACCGAACAGGCGGATACTGCGGGCGAAGCAACTGCGGAAATGCTCCCCGACGAATTGGTCGACAGTGATGACCAATCCCCGGAAGGGGTCGACAGCGCTGAATCAGCGGAATAG
- a CDS encoding aldose 1-epimerase, producing MDDWNKRPRISTDYAYRGIDASVLENRHLRVMVLQGKGGDILEFRDKRTDVDVLWHADHEWSPPPSVLQGAEPSWDEHYPGGWQVNLPVAAGPLEFPGGTYEHHGETALVPWEASIARDDETAVTLELTTDLRQYPFSITRELTLPADAARLEIQESVTNEGAFELEYAWQQHLTLGQPLIGPQAHLDVPAEKGYVEDYDPGNEYNRLESGATFEWPEAPAADGGTVDLERFPSTDARHNDMAYLRGFEEGWYAVTNPELDLGFGIHWPADLFESLWYWQPFGGVEAAPFWGRNYTAGLEPTTSHPGHSYPDAQRENGTMKTLGPGETVETSFVATTFGGEDRVERVGPDGTVETR from the coding sequence ATGGACGACTGGAACAAGCGACCGCGGATCTCGACGGACTACGCCTACCGGGGGATCGACGCCTCGGTCCTCGAGAACCGTCACCTGCGCGTGATGGTCTTACAGGGCAAGGGCGGGGACATCCTGGAGTTCAGGGACAAGCGGACCGACGTCGACGTACTCTGGCACGCCGATCACGAGTGGTCGCCGCCCCCGAGCGTCCTCCAGGGGGCCGAACCGTCGTGGGACGAACACTACCCGGGCGGGTGGCAAGTCAACCTCCCCGTCGCGGCCGGGCCGCTCGAGTTCCCGGGCGGCACCTACGAACACCACGGCGAGACCGCACTCGTGCCCTGGGAGGCGTCGATCGCCCGCGACGACGAGACGGCCGTGACCCTCGAACTCACGACGGACCTCCGGCAGTATCCCTTCTCGATCACTCGCGAGTTGACGCTACCGGCCGACGCCGCCCGCCTCGAGATTCAGGAGTCGGTCACCAACGAGGGGGCGTTCGAACTCGAATACGCCTGGCAGCAACACCTCACGCTGGGGCAACCGCTGATCGGGCCACAGGCCCACCTCGACGTCCCGGCCGAAAAGGGGTACGTCGAGGACTACGACCCCGGCAACGAGTACAACCGACTCGAGAGCGGTGCCACCTTCGAGTGGCCCGAGGCACCGGCTGCTGACGGGGGGACGGTCGACCTAGAGAGGTTCCCGTCGACTGACGCCCGGCACAACGACATGGCGTACCTGCGCGGGTTCGAGGAGGGATGGTACGCCGTCACCAATCCGGAGCTCGACCTGGGTTTCGGTATCCACTGGCCGGCCGACCTCTTCGAGTCGTTGTGGTACTGGCAACCCTTCGGCGGCGTGGAGGCCGCGCCCTTCTGGGGGCGCAACTACACGGCCGGCCTCGAACCGACGACGTCCCATCCCGGCCACTCCTATCCGGACGCCCAGCGCGAGAACGGCACGATGAAGACGCTCGGCCCGGGCGAGACGGTCGAGACGTCGTTCGTCGCGACGACCTTCGGCGGCGAAGATCGCGTCGAGCGCGTCGGTCCGGACGGGACGGTCGAGACTCGATAA